Proteins found in one Epinephelus fuscoguttatus linkage group LG4, E.fuscoguttatus.final_Chr_v1 genomic segment:
- the LOC125886760 gene encoding uncharacterized protein LOC125886760, which produces MIDTEVVLEALNALCNDAVASVHRQRAEDGSLTADTSGAAAQLQESMRELSIQDLIPITLCGLRTRFQSPGGTVKVEPICRVNLPQDINEDKETGQIILEPNNYPWSKEHLDPGFNYDFSKLKDTEKYYRGGELYERPCGWQRFALKVLDKYEDNTWLGNRWRTTQSVAGEWPVSYHGTKQEFVKAIIEEHLKAGKRKKHGKGIYLTPDIDIAKRFATKFTSKKTGKKYKVILQNRINPVYREIYKEDNYWLVPIPENASDKEQQEIVEKAIRPYGLLLQEI; this is translated from the exons ATGATCGATACAGAAGTTGTGCTTGAAGCTTTGAACGCGCTCTGCAATGACGCAGTAGCTAGTGTTCatagacagagagcagaggatggGTCACTGACAGCTGACACCTCTGGAGCAGCTGCCCAGCTGCAGGAGTCCATGCGAGAGCTGTCCATCCAGGACTTGATCCCTATCACCCTGTGTGGGCTTAGAACCAG GTTCCAGAGTCCTGGAGGAACAGTTAAAGTGGAGCCAATCTGCAGGGTCAACTTGCCGCAAGACATCAATGAAGACAAAGAAACTGGGCAGATTATCCTCGAACCAAATAATTACCCATGGTCCAAGGAACATTTGGATCCAGGATTCAACTACGATTTCTCCAAGTtgaaagacacagagaaatATTACAGAGGTGGCGAGCTGTATGAACGCCCATGTGGTTGGCAGCGTTTTGCCCTCAAG GTCCTGGATAAGTACGAGGACAATACCTGGCTGGGAAACAGGTGGCGCACCACACAGTCAGTGGCAGGGGAGTGGCCGGTGTCCTACCACGGGACGAAACAGGAATTTGTTAAAGCCATCATTGAAGAACACTTAAAG GCAGGCAAGCGTAAAAAGCATGGCAAAGGGATTTATTTGACTCCAGACATCGACATAGCGAAGAGATTCGCCACCAAATTCACCTCCAAAAAGACGGGCAAGAAATACAAAGTGATTCTGCAGAATCGTATCAACCCAGTGTACAGGGAGATATACAAGGAAGACAACTACTGGCTGGTTCCCATCCCTGAAAACGCATCGGATAAAGAACAGCAGGAGATCGTTGAAAAGGCCATCCGTCCTTATGGTTTGCTGTTACAAGAGATATAA